The Salminus brasiliensis chromosome 14, fSalBra1.hap2, whole genome shotgun sequence genome contains the following window.
CCGAGCAGGAGCAGAAATTCTCCCGCCCCACCGACTCAATGACATCAGCGTCAAGCCCGCAGTACGTGAAAAAGATGTCAAAGTCAGCGAAGCTTTTGGAATAGCGTGAGCTGATGTCAGAGTGCGAGCGCGACACCCTACTTCTGCGTCGGGAGCGCTCGCCCCTGCCTGCTGTTGTTGGGCTAGTAGCAGCATCCTGGAGATCACTGGCATTGGCTGTTGTTGGTTTCCTAGCAGCATCCTCTCGACTGCTGGGAATTGCCGTTGTCAGTTTCCTAGCAACATCCTCTCGATTGCTAGCTACTGTCATCGTAGGTTTCCTAGCACATTCCTCTTGGTTGCTAGTGACCACTGTAGTTGGTTTCCTAGCAACATCCTCTCGATTGCCAGCTACTGTCAATGTAGGTTTCCTAGCACATTCCTCTCGGTTGCTAGCGACCACTGTAGTTGGTTTCCTAGCAGCATCCTCTCGATTGCTAGCTACTGCCATTGTACGTTTCCTGGCAACATCCTCTCGATTGCCAGTGACCACCGTTGTAGGTTTCCTAGCAGTATCCTCTTGGTTGTCTGTAACCCCTGTTGTTTGTTTCCTAGCAACATCCTCGTGGCCCAGCTCACTGCCGTTAGCCTCATTGGTTAGCCGTTGACCGCTGCTAGCTTCATAGTCAGACTCCTCTATCTCTTGCCGTGGAAACAGGGTGGTTTTGTCCTTCCGTGACGACAGCAACGTCCGCCTGGTCAGTTTCTTACCGTTCCCGCCTGGCGAGCCTCTCTGGAGCTCCCCCTTGTGTCGGTACAGTAAAAGTGAGTCGGGGCGCTTCTTGCTGCTGTTTCTTTTCACCACATTCCCCTCATTAGACGGGTTTTCCTCGACTGTGTTAGGCGGGCTGCTGGGGGTCGGTTCACTCTGGTCAGGGGAGCCAATGTCGCTGACAGTCTCTGAGGCTGCGGTCGGTTGTTGGTTGCGGATGTACTCTGGCTTGGTTGCGGCCAACCGCTCGGCGGCGCTGCGCCCTGGGGCCTCACGCTCACGCTCCATCTGCTTCCTCAGGTACTCGGGCCCCTTCTGCAGAATACGGCTTGTGTCCAACATCTTCAGCGGCTTTTGCAGTGGAAAAGACTTCAGGAAAACGGCACAGGTCGTGCTCTACAGCATGAGGTAGAGAAGTGAGCTCTGAGCTGTAGCCCGCAGAACTGAAATCCGGCTTGTGTTCGTAGTGGGAGAGGCCAGCCTGTTACAGCATGTTATAGctctgagcacacacacacacacacacgctgctgAATACCACACCTGTGCTCTTACCTTTCACCTCACACACCTCAAAACTCCTCCCATGCCTTAAGCTCAGCACAAGACAGAGTTCCTCACCCTCAGGGAACCAAATATCAACAATGTGGGATCATTTCTTTTGGCTTCTGGCTGAAATGGTCTTAAATATGTCTCCATTAGGTCTGAGAGTGCGGTAATGGGTTACTGGAGGATGAGTAAGATGGACGTGTGGCAATCAGAAAAGCCGTGCCGCTCATGTAGAAGTGACACGGAAGAAGAGAAGGCCTCTGTCCCTCAAGATACCCACAGTACTGTGCCATGGTCTTAtttattcttaaaaataaaggtgctacaaagggttcttaaTCATTATGGTTCCCCAAAAGAACCTTCTTGACACTGTTGCATCCCTTTTACAActgttatacactatatggaaaaaGGAATTGGGAAAGGGTCAATATACACACCCCTAATTATAACCACCAAGAGGTGTCACagctatatacactatatggacaaaagtattgggacacacctcttaatcactgaattcaggtgttttataCCGTCCCATTACCACAGGTGTATAGGTgtaagcccctagccatgcagtctgcctttcttccacacatcagtgaaagaacgggaggttctgaagagctcactgaactccagcgtggttctgtatgtaataggagacaccgctgcaccaccaccaacaacaagtcagctggtgaaatttctcctctcctagatcttcctccatcagctgtgagtggtattattattgaacagtggaagagtttaggaggaacagctcacagagagcagctcagtgtccatcgagtgtctgtcagaccacgtaaagttacagagcggggggGTCAGTGCCtgcaggt
Protein-coding sequences here:
- the fam110c gene encoding uncharacterized protein fam110c → MLDTSRILQKGPEYLRKQMEREREAPGRSAAERLAATKPEYIRNQQPTAASETVSDIGSPDQSEPTPSSPPNTVEENPSNEGNVVKRNSSKKRPDSLLLYRHKGELQRGSPGGNGKKLTRRTLLSSRKDKTTLFPRQEIEESDYEASSGQRLTNEANGSELGHEDVARKQTTGVTDNQEDTARKPTTVVTGNREDVARKRTMAVASNREDAARKPTTVVASNREECARKPTLTVAGNREDVARKPTTVVTSNQEECARKPTMTVASNREDVARKLTTAIPSSREDAARKPTTANASDLQDAATSPTTAGRGERSRRRSRVSRSHSDISSRYSKSFADFDIFFTYCGLDADVIESVGRENFCSCSETPEEVFIGSGKVRSVSVVTSDGGFSQSSSNRSDRLQGDELPDKNTGQGPSVIERNARIIKWLYSCRNAAQSGKTLRDLE